The Telopea speciosissima isolate NSW1024214 ecotype Mountain lineage chromosome 11, Tspe_v1, whole genome shotgun sequence genome includes the window CCACACTGCTTTTGGAACCAAATTCTAAGTACGAGACGAGGAAGAGGCCTTCGCTTGTTCCTTAGCTGCTCGCAGGTTTGTGATAAAATGGAGGAATATCacaagttttatttttgttgcgATTTCTCCATTCCAACACTGAGAGGTGATAATGAACAAATGAATTGTAACTTCCAATTCCAACTTTCATAAAAGATGATAAATGAAAATGTACAAAATGAAATGTTTCTTCTATTCAAGATCTGAGCTGATGATTATTTACAAAAGGGGTCTGACTTGAAACAGAAAGATCGTTAATCCTTTTAAGAGATTAAAAGGCGTTCTTCCATGAATCCATCTTCATATTTGGGGGAGAAATCAGCAAAACACTCTCCTGAACCGATTGATCCTCTACCTCCAGATTCGATTCGGGATTCGATCCATAAGTCCACAGAGACGAGGgttataaacaaagaaaaaagaccCATGCTAAACATATATATGTCGATTCTCTCAATTTTGAACCAATCCATTAAAATCCCAGAATTAATCATCCATCGATGCTTCGTAAAGTATGCTCAACCTCATTCGAAACAATCGAACAACAAACTTCTTGGTTTGTCTGGAAGAATTTCTCTACAATTTCCTAATGGACCTAGATCTTGAAACCCCTATTCTCGATTTATCATTGGAAGTCTTAGGGCTTCTCTTGCAGGAAGTGAAGCAACCGCGATCATTTTAGGGCTTCTCTTGCAGGCGTTTTAGGGCTTCTCATGCTCTGCTTTTCGttttagggaagaagaagagaagaacgaaccattgattttttgtttgcttgctaaaaaccctagtttagtTATGAAGTgagttgggtttggtttggttcgagTCAGGACAAACCGGTTTGAGTGGGATTTAAAGTGGTTTAAAGACgtgtgaaattcaaaaaaaattgaatttggattttatTAACCGTAGGATTTGTGTTAGGCCACGTGGCACGCTATGAACACagggaagtaggatggaagttcTCATGACGGAAGTAGAGGATTCGGATCCTTGGTTTGAcgagatggaaaggaagaagagaaacgaGAAATAAAATTGGGTCGAGTGGAAAGGAAGGCTATCgttggggttttttttgggattgggagctTACATGTATAGTTATACATAGGGGGGAGTGACCTGGGGGAGTcaaggtaccagccaggagactcgaactcgagacctcttagtgagcatgggcatgaagcgcaccatgGCTCACTAACTGAGCTAGGCAGTCATTGGGTTTTTTGGCTTAAAAATCTCCATATCTTTTTAGACCGTTCGATATTATTAGTGCCACATGTAATAATCTGAAGGGGGTGCTAGACCATCCAGCCCCTGCCACAGCTTGACAGGATCCAGGTCCCACCAATCGGTCATACCGGACAAGTTTTCCCCTAATTTTCTATAAAATATGGGggtttttttactattttaccctttatttgTACCATTTCACCAATATGGTATGGCACAATATCGGGATCATTTTTTAAGAATCGGTCTTGGATTGGCTGATTCGTATCAGTATCAGTGGAGACCAATACAAATTCCTGGCTGATCTCGTATTGGTGGATCGGTACAAACAAGGgcaaaaatgtataaaaaaacctaatttttttAAGGAAGCAGGGACTGATACCGATATAAAAACCTGATCGGGATCAGTGACCCACAATACCCATGGTTTTATTGAACGGTATCGGATCAGGTATCGGTCActtgcaaaatcgatacgataccgcTATGATATCGACAACGATCAGTCGTATCGGACAAAATTGCCCCGATTTCCTATTAAAAGAGGatttttgactgttttaccccttgtccgtaccttGTCACCGATACGATATTATGATACCGATATCTCAAACCATGGGATATCGGGTGATGGGATAATACCTCAAAGGCTCAAACCATGTTAAACTGTTTCACCAAAGCTTTTCAAATTAAACTTGAACGACTTCTAGGTAAAGCTTTAAACGGCTGGGACTTGGGACATTATTTACAGTTGGGACGTGGCCCAACGAGAACGCATGCAAAAGAGGCCCTCCAAGGCGACTCACATGGAATCCTATctttgtacaagtaccgtccaaggccctccagggccactcacatggaatccattgTGGAACCCAcaggaggagtggattccatgtgagtgacCCTAGAGGGCCTTGGACAGTACTTGTACATGGACAAGATTCGGTCCTGGGATTCCACCTTTCATAAGGGATAGGGTAATCATTTCACACCCCCACCCCAACTATGTCTCGATCAGCGTGGGTTGTACACTCCCCAaaagagaacttttctccaagATAATTTTATCTGACGTACGTGTGTATAAATGGGTTAGAGATTAAGATCTACATCTTTATTGTTATCTATTTGGTAGGAAAGGCAAGTATTTATGTATGGTATTGTAATGATATTaactaattaagaaaaaaattctaGAATATTCCTAATATATGTCATGTGCCAGATCAAATGGCCTCAAAGTCCAACAATTATATTCATTTGATTGGTCAGttgctttctaccaaaaaaaaaaaaagattggtcAGCTGCTACGGATCGTTTTCGCTTGAACTGCAATGATGGATTATATATAAGGCTACTTTTAGAGATGACCTGGCGAAGGCCTGAGCTATTTTCGATATTGGAGTAAATAGTGTATTTTGTACTTCAGATCGGAATGTTGACTCTGCAAGGTTTTCCCCCTATACTAAACCAAATAAGGGCGCTAAGCTTAGTTAGCACACCTAGAAAGCGAAGGGTGGTCATAGGTCACAAGCGATCCTTCCGCAAAAAGAAACTCTAGAACACTACCTGATTATAGACCAAGTGTTGGATGCATGGAGTGTGTTTTGTGGACTAATAAATCAAGGTCCTTGCAAAATGTATAACCCAAATGAATTTTGCAAAGTGATAAAATAACATTTTGAAGTtaagtttttttgtttaaaccaatcTTGAAATCTAAGGAACTATGCAATTAGAGAGTACTTTTTATTGTtgactaaaatttgacatatgtacgATTATATAAACTTATCAAGgataataaaaatgaaaattttttcctaCTTTAAAAGGGTTGTAACAGATCATAACCAGATCACCCATGTACTAATATGATATTGAATTTGCCTCAACACTGTCCAAAATGGTTAGGCAAGTCAACCTACAACACCTAATCATGATAGCATCAGGTTGAGAAAAATTAAGGCTCGTGCATGGGAACACGAGTCTAGTACTAGGATGTTTAGACGGGTTTGAATAAGTTATACACTGTTAACCCTAACATTAAGAATTTGTCAAACACGTCACTCATCTCATATACATTTGTGTCCCATTAACTATTTTTCAAGATGTACCAGATTGAGCtcttctccagggagcccagcgcccagggagtgcccagggggctGTCCCGCACACATTCAGGTGTGTGCCCAATCAATCAttgggatgtgtgtggcacagcccaactGCTGGATGCCCCACACATTCCCTGGGCGTTGGGCTCTCGGGAGAGGAGCTGGATCCGAGTTGGtgggtattttttgaaaaaaaaaaaagttaaattacaaaaataaaagcatATGTACAGTAATAGTAACATTGTGAAACTACTTTTGAATCCTAGCAACCATAGTAATCCTATGATCGTCTACAGACAAATACATAATTACATGGTGTACAGACTAAAAACTGAAGGGAGTTTTGgcatttgaagactctgggatATTAATAAAACACGATTTAACCATGGTCAGTCGCTTCTTTAGAGCTTGATTTATTAATGTCGATGGGCATCTAAATTACCTTTTAGCTAAAAAACCACAACACTGACAATGAACAAAGTAAGTCTTTTTAAGAATTTATTACCCTAATCTGATGCCACATCCCCCCTCCCTGTGGGAGATAAGCATTTATTTCCAATTTACTAGATGAAAGCAACAGAGTTCGGGAGTTATTGAAATGAACTTGAGTTCTCTTCGGTTTAATATGTCTTCAGTCCTTTTTTCCATTCGAAGAACCAATCAAGGGTGTCGGTGCCAACCCTGTGCTCCTTCTGAGTGAATTCATGCAGCGCTCCCCAACTGAAGTCAGGATAGTTCCTTGGATTCTTCTCCTCATCCACCAACTCGCTTGGTGGCCTTAGGATCTTATCTGGTTGTGGGTTCATGAAGTAAGCAAGAGATACCCTTGGCTTCTCATTGTTAACCACGGCTCTATGCACCACACTCTTGTACCTCCCATTAGTAAGAGCCTGAGATGAATTAAGGGCAAAGATGTCATTTTGCAGAGAGAGGAGAGACATATAGACATATCCCGGACAGAAAACACTTTCTCTAATTATTTTGGTGCAATTATGGAAAAGTGGGAGAAAATCTTACCATAAAAGTATCTCCAACGTTGATAACAAATGATCCAGGATAGGGGCTTACATTAAACCATTCATCATCCATTAATACCTGTAGACCAGACACATCATCTTGATGAAGGATTGTTATAGAGATTGGATCGGCATGTGGCCCGGTTCCTATagtgtgctgaggagtttggcACTTTGGGTAGTAGTTAAGCCTCAATACCGAATCATGGTTTTCATAGAACTTTTTGAAGTAGCTCCCTACCCCAAGGCTCTCTCCTAACAGTTCCATGATCTCAAGACCAAGGCTGCCCATTGAATTGCTGAATTCCTGGAATACCCTCCTGAACATAACCATATAGTAGAGGATAAGAAGTTTATACATATATACAGTTCACATTTAATGTTCTCTTCCTTCCACTCTGAATGGGTCATTTCATGGGGTCCTGTGTTTGGGCCAGGGTTTTATGAGTCAGGAATCGGATCGATgaattggcctatttggattggaatcagtcGTGAGCGATCCTGATTTCCACCAATCCGACATGGTCGATTctaaccccaaaaccctagaaattctcTGTATCTTTTTATCTCAGGACCAATTCTAGAGTTCTTGCGCAACAATTCAGGCAGATTCTCATCCAATCCAAATTGGAATTGCCAATGACTGATGAAGAG containing:
- the LOC122646228 gene encoding gibberellin 20 oxidase 3-like, translated to MSVDFVSNVPVESVVFDASVLQHETNISNIPKEFIWPDDDKFSGEARELPVPIIDMGGFLSGDPVAVMEACKQVREACEKHGFFVIINHGIDDKQVDAVHMHLKRFFEMPLSEKKKARREFGDYIGYASSFTERFTTRLPWKETFSLHHVAESNSVEEYLVNVFGDKEFGRVFQEFSNSMGSLGLEIMELLGESLGVGSYFKKFYENHDSVLRLNYYPKCQTPQHTIGTGPHADPISITILHQDDVSGLQVLMDDEWFNVSPYPGSFVINVGDTFMALTNGRYKSVVHRAVVNNEKPRVSLAYFMNPQPDKILRPPSELVDEEKNPRNYPDFSWGALHEFTQKEHRVGTDTLDWFFEWKKGLKTY